The following coding sequences lie in one Takifugu flavidus isolate HTHZ2018 chromosome 4, ASM371156v2, whole genome shotgun sequence genomic window:
- the LOC130524217 gene encoding transcriptional enhancer factor TEF-5-like isoform X7, with protein sequence MYGRNELIARYIKLRTGKTRTRKQVSSHLQVLARRKSREIQSKLKDQASKDKALQNMASLSSAQIVSPSIIKNHLPPLPPAPYQPARFWPPIPGQPGPSQDIKPFAQPPYPSLSGPVPQPISIVCVQNSGYEPLAPPPAPTATAVPVWQDRTIASSKLRMLEYSAFMEVQRDPDNYSKHLFVHIGQTNPSYSDPLLEAVDIRQIYDKFPEKKGGLKELYEKGPQNAFFLVKFWADLNSSGMQDGPGSFYGVSSQYSSHENMTITVSTKVCSFGKQVVEKVETEYARLEGGKCVYRIHRSPMCEYMINFIHKLKHLPEKYMMNSVLENFTILQVVTNRDTQETLLCIAFVFEVSTSEHGAQYHVYRLVKD encoded by the exons ATGTATG GTCGCAATGAATTGATAGCAAGATACATCAAGCTGAGGACGGGCAAAACTCGCACAAGAAAGCAG GTTTCTAGCCACTTGCAGGTTCTCGCCCGGAGAAAATCTCGCGAGATCCAGTCAAAGCTAAAG GATCAGGCATCTAAAGACAAAGCCTTGCAGAATATGGCGTCACTGTCTTCTGCACAGATTGTTTCCCCAAGTATAATAAAGAATCACCTTCCACCACTGCCTCCTGCCCCCTACCAACCAGCCAGA TTCTGGCCTCCCATCCCAGGACAGCCTGGACCCTCTCAGGA TATCAAACCTTTTGCACAGCCTCCATACCCAAGCCTATCAGGTCCTGTACCACAGCCTATATCAA TTGTGTGTGTCCAAAATTCAGGTTATGAGCCCTTGgcacctcctccagcaccaACCGCTACTGCTGTGCCAGTGTGGCAGGACCGGACTATCGCCTCCTCTAAGCTGCGGATGCTGGAGTACTCAGCCTTCATGGAGGTCCAGAGAGATCCAGACAAT TACAGCAAACACCTGTTTGTTCACATTGGACAGACCAACCCCTCCTACAGTGACCCCCTGCTCGAAGCTGTGGACATCCGGCAGATCTACGACAAGTTCCCTGAGAAGAAAGGCGGCCTGAAAGAGCTTTACGAGAAAGGCCCACAGAACGCGTTCTTCCTTGTTAAATTCTGG GCGGATCTAAACAGCAGCGGCATGCAGGACGGCCCCGGCTCTTTTTACGGAGTCAGCAGCCAATACAGTAGCCATGAGAACATGACAATCACCGTTTCAACCAAAGTCTGCTCTTTTGGGAAGCAGGTCGTTGAAAAAGTAGAG ACAGAGTACGCCCGCCTGGAAGGAGGAAAATGCGTTTATAGGATCCACCGCTCCCCAATGTGTGAATACATGATCAACTTTATCCACAAACTCAAACATTTGCCTGAAAAATACATGATGAATAGTGTTCTTGAAAACTTCACTATTTTGCAG GTGGTGACGAACCGGGACACCCAGGAGACATTGCTCTGCATAGCATTTGTTTTTGAGGTTTCCACAAGTGAACATGGAGCTCAATATCATGTCTACAGACTTGTTAAAGACTAG
- the LOC130524217 gene encoding transcriptional enhancer factor TEF-5-like isoform X5 — protein MYGRNELIARYIKLRTGKTRTRKQVSSHLQVLARRKSREIQSKLKAMNLDQASKDKALQNMASLSSAQIVSPSIIKNHLPPLPPAPYQPARFWPPIPGQPGPSQDIKPFAQPPYPSLSGPVPQPISIVCVQNSGYEPLAPPPAPTATAVPVWQDRTIASSKLRMLEYSAFMEVQRDPDNYSKHLFVHIGQTNPSYSDPLLEAVDIRQIYDKFPEKKGGLKELYEKGPQNAFFLVKFWADLNSSGMQDGPGSFYGVSSQYSSHENMTITVSTKVCSFGKQVVEKVETEYARLEGGKCVYRIHRSPMCEYMINFIHKLKHLPEKYMMNSVLENFTILQVVTNRDTQETLLCIAFVFEVSTSEHGAQYHVYRLVKD, from the exons ATGTATG GTCGCAATGAATTGATAGCAAGATACATCAAGCTGAGGACGGGCAAAACTCGCACAAGAAAGCAG GTTTCTAGCCACTTGCAGGTTCTCGCCCGGAGAAAATCTCGCGAGATCCAGTCAAAGCTAAAG GCAATGAACTTG GATCAGGCATCTAAAGACAAAGCCTTGCAGAATATGGCGTCACTGTCTTCTGCACAGATTGTTTCCCCAAGTATAATAAAGAATCACCTTCCACCACTGCCTCCTGCCCCCTACCAACCAGCCAGA TTCTGGCCTCCCATCCCAGGACAGCCTGGACCCTCTCAGGA TATCAAACCTTTTGCACAGCCTCCATACCCAAGCCTATCAGGTCCTGTACCACAGCCTATATCAA TTGTGTGTGTCCAAAATTCAGGTTATGAGCCCTTGgcacctcctccagcaccaACCGCTACTGCTGTGCCAGTGTGGCAGGACCGGACTATCGCCTCCTCTAAGCTGCGGATGCTGGAGTACTCAGCCTTCATGGAGGTCCAGAGAGATCCAGACAAT TACAGCAAACACCTGTTTGTTCACATTGGACAGACCAACCCCTCCTACAGTGACCCCCTGCTCGAAGCTGTGGACATCCGGCAGATCTACGACAAGTTCCCTGAGAAGAAAGGCGGCCTGAAAGAGCTTTACGAGAAAGGCCCACAGAACGCGTTCTTCCTTGTTAAATTCTGG GCGGATCTAAACAGCAGCGGCATGCAGGACGGCCCCGGCTCTTTTTACGGAGTCAGCAGCCAATACAGTAGCCATGAGAACATGACAATCACCGTTTCAACCAAAGTCTGCTCTTTTGGGAAGCAGGTCGTTGAAAAAGTAGAG ACAGAGTACGCCCGCCTGGAAGGAGGAAAATGCGTTTATAGGATCCACCGCTCCCCAATGTGTGAATACATGATCAACTTTATCCACAAACTCAAACATTTGCCTGAAAAATACATGATGAATAGTGTTCTTGAAAACTTCACTATTTTGCAG GTGGTGACGAACCGGGACACCCAGGAGACATTGCTCTGCATAGCATTTGTTTTTGAGGTTTCCACAAGTGAACATGGAGCTCAATATCATGTCTACAGACTTGTTAAAGACTAG
- the LOC130524217 gene encoding transcriptional enhancer factor TEF-5-like isoform X1, with translation MYGRNELIARYIKLRTGKTRTRKQVSSHIQVLARKKVREYQAGIKVSSHLQVLARRKSREIQSKLKAMNLDQASKDKALQNMASLSSAQIVSPSIIKNHLPPLPPAPYQPARFWPPIPGQPGPSQDIKPFAQPPYPSLSGPVPQPISIVCVQNSGYEPLAPPPAPTATAVPVWQDRTIASSKLRMLEYSAFMEVQRDPDNYSKHLFVHIGQTNPSYSDPLLEAVDIRQIYDKFPEKKGGLKELYEKGPQNAFFLVKFWADLNSSGMQDGPGSFYGVSSQYSSHENMTITVSTKVCSFGKQVVEKVETEYARLEGGKCVYRIHRSPMCEYMINFIHKLKHLPEKYMMNSVLENFTILQVVTNRDTQETLLCIAFVFEVSTSEHGAQYHVYRLVKD, from the exons ATGTATG GTCGCAATGAATTGATAGCAAGATACATCAAGCTGAGGACGGGCAAAACTCGCACAAGAAAGCAG GTGTCTAGTCACATACAGGTGTTAGCACGGAAGAAAGTTCGTGAATACCAGGCGGGTATAAAG GTTTCTAGCCACTTGCAGGTTCTCGCCCGGAGAAAATCTCGCGAGATCCAGTCAAAGCTAAAG GCAATGAACTTG GATCAGGCATCTAAAGACAAAGCCTTGCAGAATATGGCGTCACTGTCTTCTGCACAGATTGTTTCCCCAAGTATAATAAAGAATCACCTTCCACCACTGCCTCCTGCCCCCTACCAACCAGCCAGA TTCTGGCCTCCCATCCCAGGACAGCCTGGACCCTCTCAGGA TATCAAACCTTTTGCACAGCCTCCATACCCAAGCCTATCAGGTCCTGTACCACAGCCTATATCAA TTGTGTGTGTCCAAAATTCAGGTTATGAGCCCTTGgcacctcctccagcaccaACCGCTACTGCTGTGCCAGTGTGGCAGGACCGGACTATCGCCTCCTCTAAGCTGCGGATGCTGGAGTACTCAGCCTTCATGGAGGTCCAGAGAGATCCAGACAAT TACAGCAAACACCTGTTTGTTCACATTGGACAGACCAACCCCTCCTACAGTGACCCCCTGCTCGAAGCTGTGGACATCCGGCAGATCTACGACAAGTTCCCTGAGAAGAAAGGCGGCCTGAAAGAGCTTTACGAGAAAGGCCCACAGAACGCGTTCTTCCTTGTTAAATTCTGG GCGGATCTAAACAGCAGCGGCATGCAGGACGGCCCCGGCTCTTTTTACGGAGTCAGCAGCCAATACAGTAGCCATGAGAACATGACAATCACCGTTTCAACCAAAGTCTGCTCTTTTGGGAAGCAGGTCGTTGAAAAAGTAGAG ACAGAGTACGCCCGCCTGGAAGGAGGAAAATGCGTTTATAGGATCCACCGCTCCCCAATGTGTGAATACATGATCAACTTTATCCACAAACTCAAACATTTGCCTGAAAAATACATGATGAATAGTGTTCTTGAAAACTTCACTATTTTGCAG GTGGTGACGAACCGGGACACCCAGGAGACATTGCTCTGCATAGCATTTGTTTTTGAGGTTTCCACAAGTGAACATGGAGCTCAATATCATGTCTACAGACTTGTTAAAGACTAG
- the LOC130524217 gene encoding transcriptional enhancer factor TEF-5-like isoform X3: MYGRNELIARYIKLRTGKTRTRKQVSSHIQVLARKKVREYQAGIKVSSHLQVLARRKSREIQSKLKAMNLDQASKDKALQNMASLSSAQIVSPSIIKNHLPPLPPAPYQPARFWPPIPGQPGPSQDIKPFAQPPYPSLSGPVPQPISSYEPLAPPPAPTATAVPVWQDRTIASSKLRMLEYSAFMEVQRDPDNYSKHLFVHIGQTNPSYSDPLLEAVDIRQIYDKFPEKKGGLKELYEKGPQNAFFLVKFWADLNSSGMQDGPGSFYGVSSQYSSHENMTITVSTKVCSFGKQVVEKVETEYARLEGGKCVYRIHRSPMCEYMINFIHKLKHLPEKYMMNSVLENFTILQVVTNRDTQETLLCIAFVFEVSTSEHGAQYHVYRLVKD; the protein is encoded by the exons ATGTATG GTCGCAATGAATTGATAGCAAGATACATCAAGCTGAGGACGGGCAAAACTCGCACAAGAAAGCAG GTGTCTAGTCACATACAGGTGTTAGCACGGAAGAAAGTTCGTGAATACCAGGCGGGTATAAAG GTTTCTAGCCACTTGCAGGTTCTCGCCCGGAGAAAATCTCGCGAGATCCAGTCAAAGCTAAAG GCAATGAACTTG GATCAGGCATCTAAAGACAAAGCCTTGCAGAATATGGCGTCACTGTCTTCTGCACAGATTGTTTCCCCAAGTATAATAAAGAATCACCTTCCACCACTGCCTCCTGCCCCCTACCAACCAGCCAGA TTCTGGCCTCCCATCCCAGGACAGCCTGGACCCTCTCAGGA TATCAAACCTTTTGCACAGCCTCCATACCCAAGCCTATCAGGTCCTGTACCACAGCCTATATCAA GTTATGAGCCCTTGgcacctcctccagcaccaACCGCTACTGCTGTGCCAGTGTGGCAGGACCGGACTATCGCCTCCTCTAAGCTGCGGATGCTGGAGTACTCAGCCTTCATGGAGGTCCAGAGAGATCCAGACAAT TACAGCAAACACCTGTTTGTTCACATTGGACAGACCAACCCCTCCTACAGTGACCCCCTGCTCGAAGCTGTGGACATCCGGCAGATCTACGACAAGTTCCCTGAGAAGAAAGGCGGCCTGAAAGAGCTTTACGAGAAAGGCCCACAGAACGCGTTCTTCCTTGTTAAATTCTGG GCGGATCTAAACAGCAGCGGCATGCAGGACGGCCCCGGCTCTTTTTACGGAGTCAGCAGCCAATACAGTAGCCATGAGAACATGACAATCACCGTTTCAACCAAAGTCTGCTCTTTTGGGAAGCAGGTCGTTGAAAAAGTAGAG ACAGAGTACGCCCGCCTGGAAGGAGGAAAATGCGTTTATAGGATCCACCGCTCCCCAATGTGTGAATACATGATCAACTTTATCCACAAACTCAAACATTTGCCTGAAAAATACATGATGAATAGTGTTCTTGAAAACTTCACTATTTTGCAG GTGGTGACGAACCGGGACACCCAGGAGACATTGCTCTGCATAGCATTTGTTTTTGAGGTTTCCACAAGTGAACATGGAGCTCAATATCATGTCTACAGACTTGTTAAAGACTAG
- the LOC130524217 gene encoding transcriptional enhancer factor TEF-5-like isoform X8, which produces MYGRNELIARYIKLRTGKTRTRKQVSSHIQVLARKKVREYQAGIKAMNLDQASKDKALQNMASLSSAQIVSPSIIKNHLPPLPPAPYQPARFWPPIPGQPGPSQDIKPFAQPPYPSLSGPVPQPISSYEPLAPPPAPTATAVPVWQDRTIASSKLRMLEYSAFMEVQRDPDNYSKHLFVHIGQTNPSYSDPLLEAVDIRQIYDKFPEKKGGLKELYEKGPQNAFFLVKFWADLNSSGMQDGPGSFYGVSSQYSSHENMTITVSTKVCSFGKQVVEKVETEYARLEGGKCVYRIHRSPMCEYMINFIHKLKHLPEKYMMNSVLENFTILQVVTNRDTQETLLCIAFVFEVSTSEHGAQYHVYRLVKD; this is translated from the exons ATGTATG GTCGCAATGAATTGATAGCAAGATACATCAAGCTGAGGACGGGCAAAACTCGCACAAGAAAGCAG GTGTCTAGTCACATACAGGTGTTAGCACGGAAGAAAGTTCGTGAATACCAGGCGGGTATAAAG GCAATGAACTTG GATCAGGCATCTAAAGACAAAGCCTTGCAGAATATGGCGTCACTGTCTTCTGCACAGATTGTTTCCCCAAGTATAATAAAGAATCACCTTCCACCACTGCCTCCTGCCCCCTACCAACCAGCCAGA TTCTGGCCTCCCATCCCAGGACAGCCTGGACCCTCTCAGGA TATCAAACCTTTTGCACAGCCTCCATACCCAAGCCTATCAGGTCCTGTACCACAGCCTATATCAA GTTATGAGCCCTTGgcacctcctccagcaccaACCGCTACTGCTGTGCCAGTGTGGCAGGACCGGACTATCGCCTCCTCTAAGCTGCGGATGCTGGAGTACTCAGCCTTCATGGAGGTCCAGAGAGATCCAGACAAT TACAGCAAACACCTGTTTGTTCACATTGGACAGACCAACCCCTCCTACAGTGACCCCCTGCTCGAAGCTGTGGACATCCGGCAGATCTACGACAAGTTCCCTGAGAAGAAAGGCGGCCTGAAAGAGCTTTACGAGAAAGGCCCACAGAACGCGTTCTTCCTTGTTAAATTCTGG GCGGATCTAAACAGCAGCGGCATGCAGGACGGCCCCGGCTCTTTTTACGGAGTCAGCAGCCAATACAGTAGCCATGAGAACATGACAATCACCGTTTCAACCAAAGTCTGCTCTTTTGGGAAGCAGGTCGTTGAAAAAGTAGAG ACAGAGTACGCCCGCCTGGAAGGAGGAAAATGCGTTTATAGGATCCACCGCTCCCCAATGTGTGAATACATGATCAACTTTATCCACAAACTCAAACATTTGCCTGAAAAATACATGATGAATAGTGTTCTTGAAAACTTCACTATTTTGCAG GTGGTGACGAACCGGGACACCCAGGAGACATTGCTCTGCATAGCATTTGTTTTTGAGGTTTCCACAAGTGAACATGGAGCTCAATATCATGTCTACAGACTTGTTAAAGACTAG
- the LOC130524217 gene encoding transcriptional enhancer factor TEF-5-like isoform X4 has translation MYGRNELIARYIKLRTGKTRTRKQVSSHIQVLARKKVREYQAGIKAMNLDQASKDKALQNMASLSSAQIVSPSIIKNHLPPLPPAPYQPARFWPPIPGQPGPSQDIKPFAQPPYPSLSGPVPQPISIVCVQNSGYEPLAPPPAPTATAVPVWQDRTIASSKLRMLEYSAFMEVQRDPDNYSKHLFVHIGQTNPSYSDPLLEAVDIRQIYDKFPEKKGGLKELYEKGPQNAFFLVKFWADLNSSGMQDGPGSFYGVSSQYSSHENMTITVSTKVCSFGKQVVEKVETEYARLEGGKCVYRIHRSPMCEYMINFIHKLKHLPEKYMMNSVLENFTILQVVTNRDTQETLLCIAFVFEVSTSEHGAQYHVYRLVKD, from the exons ATGTATG GTCGCAATGAATTGATAGCAAGATACATCAAGCTGAGGACGGGCAAAACTCGCACAAGAAAGCAG GTGTCTAGTCACATACAGGTGTTAGCACGGAAGAAAGTTCGTGAATACCAGGCGGGTATAAAG GCAATGAACTTG GATCAGGCATCTAAAGACAAAGCCTTGCAGAATATGGCGTCACTGTCTTCTGCACAGATTGTTTCCCCAAGTATAATAAAGAATCACCTTCCACCACTGCCTCCTGCCCCCTACCAACCAGCCAGA TTCTGGCCTCCCATCCCAGGACAGCCTGGACCCTCTCAGGA TATCAAACCTTTTGCACAGCCTCCATACCCAAGCCTATCAGGTCCTGTACCACAGCCTATATCAA TTGTGTGTGTCCAAAATTCAGGTTATGAGCCCTTGgcacctcctccagcaccaACCGCTACTGCTGTGCCAGTGTGGCAGGACCGGACTATCGCCTCCTCTAAGCTGCGGATGCTGGAGTACTCAGCCTTCATGGAGGTCCAGAGAGATCCAGACAAT TACAGCAAACACCTGTTTGTTCACATTGGACAGACCAACCCCTCCTACAGTGACCCCCTGCTCGAAGCTGTGGACATCCGGCAGATCTACGACAAGTTCCCTGAGAAGAAAGGCGGCCTGAAAGAGCTTTACGAGAAAGGCCCACAGAACGCGTTCTTCCTTGTTAAATTCTGG GCGGATCTAAACAGCAGCGGCATGCAGGACGGCCCCGGCTCTTTTTACGGAGTCAGCAGCCAATACAGTAGCCATGAGAACATGACAATCACCGTTTCAACCAAAGTCTGCTCTTTTGGGAAGCAGGTCGTTGAAAAAGTAGAG ACAGAGTACGCCCGCCTGGAAGGAGGAAAATGCGTTTATAGGATCCACCGCTCCCCAATGTGTGAATACATGATCAACTTTATCCACAAACTCAAACATTTGCCTGAAAAATACATGATGAATAGTGTTCTTGAAAACTTCACTATTTTGCAG GTGGTGACGAACCGGGACACCCAGGAGACATTGCTCTGCATAGCATTTGTTTTTGAGGTTTCCACAAGTGAACATGGAGCTCAATATCATGTCTACAGACTTGTTAAAGACTAG
- the LOC130524217 gene encoding transcriptional enhancer factor TEF-5-like isoform X2: protein MYGRNELIARYIKLRTGKTRTRKQVSSHIQVLARKKVREYQAGIKVSSHLQVLARRKSREIQSKLKDQASKDKALQNMASLSSAQIVSPSIIKNHLPPLPPAPYQPARFWPPIPGQPGPSQDIKPFAQPPYPSLSGPVPQPISIVCVQNSGYEPLAPPPAPTATAVPVWQDRTIASSKLRMLEYSAFMEVQRDPDNYSKHLFVHIGQTNPSYSDPLLEAVDIRQIYDKFPEKKGGLKELYEKGPQNAFFLVKFWADLNSSGMQDGPGSFYGVSSQYSSHENMTITVSTKVCSFGKQVVEKVETEYARLEGGKCVYRIHRSPMCEYMINFIHKLKHLPEKYMMNSVLENFTILQVVTNRDTQETLLCIAFVFEVSTSEHGAQYHVYRLVKD, encoded by the exons ATGTATG GTCGCAATGAATTGATAGCAAGATACATCAAGCTGAGGACGGGCAAAACTCGCACAAGAAAGCAG GTGTCTAGTCACATACAGGTGTTAGCACGGAAGAAAGTTCGTGAATACCAGGCGGGTATAAAG GTTTCTAGCCACTTGCAGGTTCTCGCCCGGAGAAAATCTCGCGAGATCCAGTCAAAGCTAAAG GATCAGGCATCTAAAGACAAAGCCTTGCAGAATATGGCGTCACTGTCTTCTGCACAGATTGTTTCCCCAAGTATAATAAAGAATCACCTTCCACCACTGCCTCCTGCCCCCTACCAACCAGCCAGA TTCTGGCCTCCCATCCCAGGACAGCCTGGACCCTCTCAGGA TATCAAACCTTTTGCACAGCCTCCATACCCAAGCCTATCAGGTCCTGTACCACAGCCTATATCAA TTGTGTGTGTCCAAAATTCAGGTTATGAGCCCTTGgcacctcctccagcaccaACCGCTACTGCTGTGCCAGTGTGGCAGGACCGGACTATCGCCTCCTCTAAGCTGCGGATGCTGGAGTACTCAGCCTTCATGGAGGTCCAGAGAGATCCAGACAAT TACAGCAAACACCTGTTTGTTCACATTGGACAGACCAACCCCTCCTACAGTGACCCCCTGCTCGAAGCTGTGGACATCCGGCAGATCTACGACAAGTTCCCTGAGAAGAAAGGCGGCCTGAAAGAGCTTTACGAGAAAGGCCCACAGAACGCGTTCTTCCTTGTTAAATTCTGG GCGGATCTAAACAGCAGCGGCATGCAGGACGGCCCCGGCTCTTTTTACGGAGTCAGCAGCCAATACAGTAGCCATGAGAACATGACAATCACCGTTTCAACCAAAGTCTGCTCTTTTGGGAAGCAGGTCGTTGAAAAAGTAGAG ACAGAGTACGCCCGCCTGGAAGGAGGAAAATGCGTTTATAGGATCCACCGCTCCCCAATGTGTGAATACATGATCAACTTTATCCACAAACTCAAACATTTGCCTGAAAAATACATGATGAATAGTGTTCTTGAAAACTTCACTATTTTGCAG GTGGTGACGAACCGGGACACCCAGGAGACATTGCTCTGCATAGCATTTGTTTTTGAGGTTTCCACAAGTGAACATGGAGCTCAATATCATGTCTACAGACTTGTTAAAGACTAG
- the LOC130524217 gene encoding transcriptional enhancer factor TEF-5-like isoform X10, with protein sequence MYGRNELIARYIKLRTGKTRTRKQVSSHIQVLARKKVREYQAGIKDQASKDKALQNMASLSSAQIVSPSIIKNHLPPLPPAPYQPARFWPPIPGQPGPSQDIKPFAQPPYPSLSGPVPQPISSYEPLAPPPAPTATAVPVWQDRTIASSKLRMLEYSAFMEVQRDPDNYSKHLFVHIGQTNPSYSDPLLEAVDIRQIYDKFPEKKGGLKELYEKGPQNAFFLVKFWADLNSSGMQDGPGSFYGVSSQYSSHENMTITVSTKVCSFGKQVVEKVETEYARLEGGKCVYRIHRSPMCEYMINFIHKLKHLPEKYMMNSVLENFTILQVVTNRDTQETLLCIAFVFEVSTSEHGAQYHVYRLVKD encoded by the exons ATGTATG GTCGCAATGAATTGATAGCAAGATACATCAAGCTGAGGACGGGCAAAACTCGCACAAGAAAGCAG GTGTCTAGTCACATACAGGTGTTAGCACGGAAGAAAGTTCGTGAATACCAGGCGGGTATAAAG GATCAGGCATCTAAAGACAAAGCCTTGCAGAATATGGCGTCACTGTCTTCTGCACAGATTGTTTCCCCAAGTATAATAAAGAATCACCTTCCACCACTGCCTCCTGCCCCCTACCAACCAGCCAGA TTCTGGCCTCCCATCCCAGGACAGCCTGGACCCTCTCAGGA TATCAAACCTTTTGCACAGCCTCCATACCCAAGCCTATCAGGTCCTGTACCACAGCCTATATCAA GTTATGAGCCCTTGgcacctcctccagcaccaACCGCTACTGCTGTGCCAGTGTGGCAGGACCGGACTATCGCCTCCTCTAAGCTGCGGATGCTGGAGTACTCAGCCTTCATGGAGGTCCAGAGAGATCCAGACAAT TACAGCAAACACCTGTTTGTTCACATTGGACAGACCAACCCCTCCTACAGTGACCCCCTGCTCGAAGCTGTGGACATCCGGCAGATCTACGACAAGTTCCCTGAGAAGAAAGGCGGCCTGAAAGAGCTTTACGAGAAAGGCCCACAGAACGCGTTCTTCCTTGTTAAATTCTGG GCGGATCTAAACAGCAGCGGCATGCAGGACGGCCCCGGCTCTTTTTACGGAGTCAGCAGCCAATACAGTAGCCATGAGAACATGACAATCACCGTTTCAACCAAAGTCTGCTCTTTTGGGAAGCAGGTCGTTGAAAAAGTAGAG ACAGAGTACGCCCGCCTGGAAGGAGGAAAATGCGTTTATAGGATCCACCGCTCCCCAATGTGTGAATACATGATCAACTTTATCCACAAACTCAAACATTTGCCTGAAAAATACATGATGAATAGTGTTCTTGAAAACTTCACTATTTTGCAG GTGGTGACGAACCGGGACACCCAGGAGACATTGCTCTGCATAGCATTTGTTTTTGAGGTTTCCACAAGTGAACATGGAGCTCAATATCATGTCTACAGACTTGTTAAAGACTAG
- the LOC130524217 gene encoding transcriptional enhancer factor TEF-5-like isoform X9 codes for MYGRNELIARYIKLRTGKTRTRKQVSSHLQVLARRKSREIQSKLKDQASKDKALQNMASLSSAQIVSPSIIKNHLPPLPPAPYQPARFWPPIPGQPGPSQDIKPFAQPPYPSLSGPVPQPISSYEPLAPPPAPTATAVPVWQDRTIASSKLRMLEYSAFMEVQRDPDNYSKHLFVHIGQTNPSYSDPLLEAVDIRQIYDKFPEKKGGLKELYEKGPQNAFFLVKFWADLNSSGMQDGPGSFYGVSSQYSSHENMTITVSTKVCSFGKQVVEKVETEYARLEGGKCVYRIHRSPMCEYMINFIHKLKHLPEKYMMNSVLENFTILQVVTNRDTQETLLCIAFVFEVSTSEHGAQYHVYRLVKD; via the exons ATGTATG GTCGCAATGAATTGATAGCAAGATACATCAAGCTGAGGACGGGCAAAACTCGCACAAGAAAGCAG GTTTCTAGCCACTTGCAGGTTCTCGCCCGGAGAAAATCTCGCGAGATCCAGTCAAAGCTAAAG GATCAGGCATCTAAAGACAAAGCCTTGCAGAATATGGCGTCACTGTCTTCTGCACAGATTGTTTCCCCAAGTATAATAAAGAATCACCTTCCACCACTGCCTCCTGCCCCCTACCAACCAGCCAGA TTCTGGCCTCCCATCCCAGGACAGCCTGGACCCTCTCAGGA TATCAAACCTTTTGCACAGCCTCCATACCCAAGCCTATCAGGTCCTGTACCACAGCCTATATCAA GTTATGAGCCCTTGgcacctcctccagcaccaACCGCTACTGCTGTGCCAGTGTGGCAGGACCGGACTATCGCCTCCTCTAAGCTGCGGATGCTGGAGTACTCAGCCTTCATGGAGGTCCAGAGAGATCCAGACAAT TACAGCAAACACCTGTTTGTTCACATTGGACAGACCAACCCCTCCTACAGTGACCCCCTGCTCGAAGCTGTGGACATCCGGCAGATCTACGACAAGTTCCCTGAGAAGAAAGGCGGCCTGAAAGAGCTTTACGAGAAAGGCCCACAGAACGCGTTCTTCCTTGTTAAATTCTGG GCGGATCTAAACAGCAGCGGCATGCAGGACGGCCCCGGCTCTTTTTACGGAGTCAGCAGCCAATACAGTAGCCATGAGAACATGACAATCACCGTTTCAACCAAAGTCTGCTCTTTTGGGAAGCAGGTCGTTGAAAAAGTAGAG ACAGAGTACGCCCGCCTGGAAGGAGGAAAATGCGTTTATAGGATCCACCGCTCCCCAATGTGTGAATACATGATCAACTTTATCCACAAACTCAAACATTTGCCTGAAAAATACATGATGAATAGTGTTCTTGAAAACTTCACTATTTTGCAG GTGGTGACGAACCGGGACACCCAGGAGACATTGCTCTGCATAGCATTTGTTTTTGAGGTTTCCACAAGTGAACATGGAGCTCAATATCATGTCTACAGACTTGTTAAAGACTAG